The following proteins come from a genomic window of Paenibacillus spongiae:
- the rhmD gene encoding L-rhamnonate dehydratase: MVSSTGRRIAAIRTYVVENGGGDYHSRGVDHWIVQQISTPMSIYPAYKETRTSFGINALKTIVVEVEADDGTIGFGISTGGYPAAWLIMNHLDRFVVGQPVGNTEQMWDQMYRASLYYGRKGLVMNAISAVDLAVWDLLGRLRQEPVYAMIGGKVREEIEFYATGPRPDLAKEMGFIGGKMPLKYGQSDREEGMRKNVEQLADMRGRVGDDFWMMLDCWMSLDLPYAQTLMQNCEELGLKWIEECFNPDDYWSYRDLKKRAGNRIMVSGGEHEATRYGFRMLLEFCDIDLIQPDVGWCGGLTELLKIGHLAETFGKLVVPHGSGVYSNHYVITKPNSPFSEYIMMSPDGASVVPQFYPLIKDEPIPVNGKMKVSDAPGFGVELNREGLIEVKKGQSLSQ; encoded by the coding sequence ATGGTAAGCAGTACAGGGCGTCGCATCGCAGCTATCCGGACCTATGTGGTCGAGAATGGGGGCGGCGATTATCACAGCAGAGGCGTAGACCATTGGATCGTGCAGCAGATTTCAACCCCGATGAGCATTTATCCGGCTTATAAAGAAACGCGGACCAGCTTCGGCATCAATGCGCTGAAGACGATTGTGGTCGAGGTGGAAGCCGACGACGGCACGATCGGTTTCGGCATTTCAACTGGCGGTTATCCGGCCGCATGGCTTATTATGAACCATCTTGACCGTTTCGTTGTCGGACAGCCCGTCGGCAATACAGAGCAGATGTGGGATCAAATGTATCGCGCCTCCTTATACTATGGCCGCAAGGGTCTGGTCATGAATGCGATATCCGCTGTCGATTTGGCCGTGTGGGATCTGCTTGGCCGGCTACGGCAGGAACCGGTCTATGCGATGATCGGAGGCAAAGTGCGCGAGGAAATTGAATTTTACGCGACGGGTCCCCGTCCGGATCTTGCCAAGGAAATGGGCTTTATCGGCGGGAAGATGCCGCTGAAATACGGCCAGTCCGACCGCGAGGAAGGCATGCGCAAGAACGTGGAGCAGCTTGCCGATATGCGCGGACGCGTTGGCGATGATTTCTGGATGATGCTGGACTGCTGGATGTCGCTTGACCTCCCCTATGCGCAGACGCTTATGCAGAACTGCGAGGAGCTTGGTCTCAAATGGATCGAAGAGTGCTTCAACCCGGATGACTACTGGAGCTACCGCGATCTGAAGAAACGGGCCGGGAACCGGATTATGGTGAGCGGCGGAGAGCATGAAGCGACCCGGTACGGATTCCGGATGCTGCTTGAATTCTGCGACATCGACCTTATTCAGCCTGACGTAGGCTGGTGCGGCGGGCTTACCGAGCTGCTTAAGATTGGCCATCTGGCCGAAACCTTCGGAAAGCTTGTCGTCCCTCACGGCAGCGGAGTATACAGCAATCATTACGTCATAACCAAGCCGAACAGTCCGTTCTCCGAGTACATTATGATGAGCCCTGACGGAGCCAGCGTCGTACCGCAGTTCTATCCGCTGATCAAGGATGAACCGATCCCGGTCAACGGCAAAATGAAAGTAAGCGACGCGCCCGGCTTCGGCGTCGAGTTGAACCGCGAAGGACTGATCGAAGTAAAGAAAGGACAATCTTTATCTCAATAA
- a CDS encoding GNAT family N-acetyltransferase, producing MDEVSEWFWHDWGGGQSLDYMKYTTLHSAQRVRVPMLFITLADQRLVGTVSILMNDLRCRQDLYPWLTSLYVVEDMRNRGIGRLLQKRAIDEGRRAGYKNLYLITNHDGYYEKSGWIFKDLAPKMNGDFTRIYRKDLS from the coding sequence ATGGACGAAGTAAGTGAATGGTTTTGGCATGATTGGGGGGGAGGTCAGTCGTTAGATTATATGAAATACACAACCCTTCACAGTGCGCAAAGAGTTCGAGTTCCGATGCTGTTTATTACGCTTGCTGACCAACGACTCGTCGGTACCGTCTCCATATTGATGAATGATCTACGCTGCAGACAAGATCTCTATCCATGGCTGACAAGCTTGTATGTCGTTGAAGATATGCGGAATAGAGGCATCGGCCGGTTATTACAGAAACGTGCCATTGATGAAGGAAGAAGGGCAGGTTATAAGAATTTATATCTGATTACGAATCATGACGGTTACTATGAAAAGTCGGGGTGGATCTTTAAGGATTTAGCACCCAAGATGAATGGAGATTTCACCAGAATTTATCGAAAGGATTTGAGCTGA